A DNA window from Mus caroli chromosome 8, CAROLI_EIJ_v1.1, whole genome shotgun sequence contains the following coding sequences:
- the LOC110300299 gene encoding olfactory receptor 7C1-like — translation MEPENHTGIPEFYLLGLSENPEIQSVLFGLFLSLYLVTVFGNLLIILAIVSDPKLHTPMYLFLSNLSFSDICFTSTTVPKMLLDIQTPSKLIITYAGCITQMYFFTVFGLLDNLLLTVMAYDRFVAICHPLHYTVLMNPKLCSQLLLLAWLISILGALPESLTALTLSFCAVVEIPHYFCELPEVLKLACSDTFINNVVLYIVTGIMGFFPLAGILFSYSQIVTSVLRISTVGGKYKAFSTCGSHLSVVSLFYGTCLGVYLSSIWTQASWAGVFASVLYTVVTPMMNPFIYSLRNRDMKRALNALLCSVPSSS, via the coding sequence ATGGAACCAGAAAACCACACAGGGATTCCAGAATTTTACCTGTTGGGACTTTCAGAGAATCCAGAGATTCAGTCTGTTCTCTTTGGGCTGTTCTTGTCTTTGTACTTGGTGACCGTCTTTGGGAACCTGCTCATCATCCTGGCCATTGTCTCTGACCCTAAGCTTCACACACCAATGTATTTATTCCTCTCTAACCTATCCTTCTCTGACATCTGTTTCACCTCTACCACTGTCCCAAAGATGCTGCTGGACATCCAGACTCCGAGTAAGCTCATCATCACCTATGCAGGCTGCATCACACAGATGTACTTCTTCACAGTCTTTGGACTTCTGGACAATCTGCTTCTGACTGTGATGGCATATGACCGTTTTGTGGCCATCTGCCACCCCTTGCACTATACAGTGCTCATGAACCCTAAGCTCTGTTCCCAGCTACTTCTCCTGGCATGGCTTATAAGCATACTTGGAGCCCTGCCTGAGAGTTTAACTGCACTGACACTGTCTTTCTGTGCCGTCGTGGAAATTCCACACTATTTTTGTGAACTCCCGGAAGTCCTTAAGCTAGCCTGCTCTGACACCTTCATCAATAACGTTGTGTTATATATTGTAACAGGCATCATGGGCTTTTTTCCTCTTGCTGGGATACTTTTCTCTTACTCTCAAATTGTGACATCTGTCTTGCGGATTTCAACAGTGGGAGGAAAGTATAAAGCATTTTCCACCTGTGGTTCTCATCTCTCAGTTGTGTCTCTGTTCTATGGAACCTGCCTTGGGGTGTACCTCAGTTCTATATGGACACAGGCTTCTTGGGCAGGGGTGTTTGCTTCTGTTCTGTATACTGTGGTCACTCCCATGATGAACCCTTTCATCTATAGCCTGAGGAACAGGGACATGAAGAGAGCCCTGAATGCACTACTATGTAGTGTGCCATCCTCATCttga